In Zingiber officinale cultivar Zhangliang chromosome 8B, Zo_v1.1, whole genome shotgun sequence, a single genomic region encodes these proteins:
- the LOC122016745 gene encoding GTP-binding nuclear protein Ran-3 produces MALPNQQTVDYPSFKLVLVGDGGTGKTTFVKRHLTGEFEKKYEPTIGVEVHPLDFFTNCGKIRFYCWDTAGQEKFGGLRDGYYIHGQCAIIMFDVTARLTYKNVPTWHRDLCRVCENIPIVLCGNKVDVKSRQVKAKQVTFHRKKNLQYYEISAKSNYNFEKPFLYLARKLAGDPNLHFVESPALAPPEVQIDLAAQQQHEAELAAAAAQPLPDDDDDLLD; encoded by the exons ATG GCATTGCCGAACCAGCAAACCGTGGACTATCCTAGCTTTAAGCTCGTCCTTGTCGGTGATGGTGGAACAG GGAAAACTACATTTGTGAAGCGCCATCTTACTGGTGAATTCGAGAAAAAGTATGAAC CTACTATTGGCGTTGAGGTCCATCCGTTGGATTTCTTCACAAACTGTGGCAAGATCCGATTCTACTGTTGGGATACTGCTGGTCAGGAGAAGTTCGGTGGCCTGAGAGATGGATACTA CATCCACGGTCAATGTGCGATTATCATGTTCGATGTGACTGCAAGATTGACATACAAGAATGTTCCCACATGGCACCGAGATTTATGCAG GGTGTGTGAGAATATCCCTATTGTTCTATGTGGCAATAAGGTTGATGTGAAGAGCAGGCAAGTTAAAGCAAAGCAAGTTACATTCCACAGGAAGAAGAATCTCCAGTACTACGAGATTTCAGCAAAGAGCAACTATAACTTTGAGAAGCCATTCCTTTATCTAGCTAGGAAACTTGCTGG GGATCCTAACCTTCACTTTGTTGAATCACCTGCACTGGCTCCTCCGGAAGTTCAGATTGACTTGGCTGCACAGCAACA ACATGAAGCCGagcttgctgctgctgctgctcagCCTCTTCCTGACGATGATGATGATCTGCTTGATTAG